A genomic window from Flavobacterium lindanitolerans includes:
- the holA gene encoding DNA polymerase III subunit delta, producing MDEVVKIVNDIKAGNIKPIYFLMGEEPYYIDKLTEYMEANLLSEDEKGFNQTVLYGRDVSVDDIVSTAKRYPMMAERQVVIVREAQELSRSIDKLESYAENPMPTTVLVIAYKYKTLDKRKKLTKFLDKTGLVYESKKLYENQVGDWLKRVLAGKKLNIEPKAAAMLVDFLGTDLSKIANELDKLAIILPQGSTITPEVIEENIGFSKDFNVFELRKAIGERNIKKAYQIAQYFADNPKDNPLVLTVGQTFGFFVQLLKYHGLKDRSPKSVASALGINPFFVKEYDVAIKNYPMKKVSQIVASLRDIDVKSKGVGANGLPPGDLMKEMLANIFS from the coding sequence GTGGATGAGGTTGTAAAAATTGTCAATGATATTAAGGCAGGAAACATTAAGCCAATTTATTTCCTGATGGGCGAGGAGCCTTATTATATCGATAAGCTTACGGAATATATGGAAGCAAACCTTCTTTCTGAAGATGAGAAAGGTTTTAACCAGACCGTGCTTTATGGAAGGGACGTGTCTGTTGACGATATAGTTTCTACGGCAAAACGTTATCCTATGATGGCAGAGCGGCAGGTAGTTATTGTAAGGGAAGCACAGGAACTTTCGCGAAGCATTGACAAACTGGAAAGTTATGCTGAAAATCCGATGCCTACGACGGTGCTGGTCATTGCCTATAAATATAAAACACTAGACAAAAGAAAGAAACTGACCAAGTTTTTAGATAAGACCGGTCTTGTATATGAAAGCAAGAAACTGTATGAAAATCAGGTAGGCGACTGGCTAAAACGGGTGTTGGCCGGAAAAAAATTAAATATTGAGCCTAAAGCCGCGGCAATGTTGGTTGATTTTTTAGGTACAGACTTAAGTAAAATAGCCAATGAATTGGATAAATTAGCCATTATTTTACCACAAGGTAGTACCATAACACCGGAAGTGATTGAAGAAAATATTGGTTTCAGCAAGGATTTTAATGTATTTGAACTCCGTAAGGCGATTGGCGAGCGTAACATAAAAAAAGCCTATCAGATAGCACAATATTTTGCAGACAATCCGAAAGACAACCCATTGGTGTTAACAGTAGGACAGACTTTTGGTTTTTTTGTCCAATTGCTCAAATACCACGGTTTGAAAGATCGCAGCCCAAAAAGCGTTGCTTCTGCTTTAGGTATTAACCCTTTTTTTGTGAAGGAATATGATGTGGCTATTAAAAATTACCCAATGAAAAAAGTAAGCCAAATTGTTGCTTCTCTTCGGGATATTGATGTTAAAAGTAAGGGAGTTGGAGCCAATGGGTTGCCGCCCGGTGATTTGATGAAAGAAATGCTGGCAAATATTTTCAGTTAA
- a CDS encoding helix-turn-helix domain-containing protein: MNYKQYPVHPALKNWIRYFWSYDVCTSATEALHIRSFADRYPRLVFQDICSFSPIKDAQGTIKPICYLSGVDTQPTDAYWESHFSHFGVSFQPHALHFLFGINAAELTNQTPDIQLLDKTEIPVLLLNAKNHLERVSILSEYFYKRTSKSKGDVVIDHLFLGNWADRLDNEKNLATIASHYQISERQLQRRFKQNVGVSARKFARVAKFEKSLPALSLADYGSLTQLAYDLEYSDQSHFIKDFKLFSGLSPYEFVKQSSLGSESASFIYIEELA; encoded by the coding sequence ATGAATTATAAGCAATATCCCGTACATCCGGCCCTTAAAAACTGGATACGTTATTTCTGGAGTTATGATGTTTGCACATCGGCTACAGAAGCTTTGCATATCCGTTCTTTTGCTGACCGTTATCCACGACTTGTTTTTCAGGATATTTGTTCATTTTCGCCTATTAAAGACGCTCAAGGCACTATAAAGCCTATATGTTATTTAAGTGGCGTAGATACTCAGCCAACTGATGCTTATTGGGAGAGTCATTTTTCTCATTTTGGGGTAAGTTTCCAACCGCATGCCTTACATTTCCTTTTTGGTATAAATGCTGCTGAACTGACCAATCAGACGCCTGATATCCAGCTCCTGGACAAGACTGAAATCCCAGTTTTATTATTAAACGCTAAAAATCACCTTGAAAGAGTTTCGATACTCAGCGAATATTTTTATAAAAGAACATCGAAATCAAAAGGAGATGTGGTTATTGACCATCTTTTCCTTGGAAATTGGGCAGATCGTTTGGATAATGAAAAAAATCTGGCAACAATTGCTTCTCACTATCAGATTTCAGAACGGCAGCTGCAACGCAGGTTTAAACAAAATGTTGGTGTATCTGCCCGAAAATTTGCCAGGGTTGCAAAATTTGAAAAGTCATTACCGGCCCTGTCGTTGGCAGATTATGGGAGCCTTACCCAGTTGGCCTATGATCTTGAGTATTCAGATCAGTCTCATTTTATAAAAGATTTTAAATTATTTTCCGGCCTTTCTCCTTATGAATTTGTCAAGCAATCCAGCCTGGGTTCTGAAAGTGCCTCCTTTATTTATATTGAAGAATTGGCCTGA
- a CDS encoding phosphatase PAP2 family protein, with the protein MSKKIVLLCIVCNAIATYAQQNVTDSIPVLKPDSLKFNYKSLIIPGALIGYGVIGLESDWLKGFNSEIKEEVNEDIDKKITIDDFTQYAPFVSVYGLNALGIKGKHNFKDRSIILGTSYLLMSGTVLSLKGITKVERPDGSSNNSFPSGHTATAFAGAEFLWQEYKDVSIWYGITGYAIATGTGLFRIYNDRHWLTDVAAGAGIGILSTKVAYWLHPYIKRTFFGEKETKSTVMMAPFYNGKQLGCGFVMNF; encoded by the coding sequence ATGTCTAAAAAAATCGTGCTATTATGTATTGTCTGCAATGCAATAGCGACTTATGCCCAACAAAACGTAACAGATTCTATCCCGGTCTTAAAACCAGACAGCCTGAAATTTAACTACAAATCCTTAATTATACCGGGAGCCCTTATAGGATATGGTGTTATTGGACTAGAAAGCGACTGGCTCAAAGGATTCAACTCTGAAATCAAAGAAGAAGTTAATGAAGATATTGATAAAAAAATAACCATAGATGACTTTACACAATATGCCCCTTTTGTATCTGTGTATGGTTTAAATGCTTTAGGAATCAAAGGAAAACACAACTTCAAAGACCGTTCTATTATTTTAGGTACATCTTATCTGCTAATGAGCGGAACAGTATTAAGCCTCAAAGGCATCACCAAGGTTGAAAGGCCTGATGGAAGTTCCAACAATTCTTTTCCTTCCGGACATACGGCTACTGCCTTTGCCGGGGCTGAATTTTTATGGCAGGAATATAAAGATGTCTCCATATGGTATGGCATCACAGGTTATGCAATAGCTACAGGAACCGGGCTATTCCGTATTTACAACGATCGTCACTGGCTTACTGATGTTGCTGCCGGAGCCGGAATAGGAATCCTCAGTACCAAAGTAGCTTATTGGCTGCATCCTTACATCAAAAGAACATTTTTTGGAGAAAAAGAAACCAAATCTACAGTAATGATGGCTCCATTCTATAATGGGAAACAGTTGGGATGTGGATTCGTAATGAATTTTTAA
- a CDS encoding type I restriction enzyme HsdR N-terminal domain-containing protein, producing the protein MQQLNFNSYDFRFRNTEGRISIFDEIRKKFIILTPEEWVRQNVVQYLLQEKKYPKSYINVEKVIKINGLVKRYDVVVFQPNGKLFLLVECKSTDIVINQTTFDQIARYNMVLESEYLMVTNGLNHYFCQMDYQNEKYNFLKELPAFN; encoded by the coding sequence ATGCAGCAACTCAATTTCAACTCCTATGATTTTCGGTTTAGGAATACAGAAGGACGGATTTCCATATTTGACGAAATCCGAAAAAAGTTTATTATCCTGACACCGGAAGAATGGGTTCGTCAAAACGTAGTACAATACCTGCTGCAGGAAAAAAAATATCCGAAATCGTATATTAACGTAGAAAAAGTCATCAAAATTAACGGACTTGTAAAACGTTATGACGTAGTAGTCTTCCAACCCAATGGCAAATTATTTCTGTTAGTAGAATGCAAATCAACAGATATTGTCATAAACCAAACCACCTTCGACCAGATTGCCCGTTATAATATGGTACTGGAGTCGGAATATTTAATGGTAACAAATGGACTCAATCATTATTTTTGCCAGATGGATTACCAAAACGAAAAATATAATTTTCTAAAAGAACTTCCTGCTTTCAATTAG
- a CDS encoding glycosyltransferase family 2 protein has protein sequence MKKTAIVILNWNGKKLLEEFLPSVVQFSSEATIYVADNASSDDSVTFIKNTFPSVKIIQNTDNFGFAKGYNQALRFVEEEYYALVNSDIEVTENWLTPVIDLFDSEPETAIIQPKILDYKNKQMFEYAGAGGGFIDKYGFPFCRGRIFQTLEKDKGQYNDSIDIFWASGACFFIRKEIYRNLDGFDEDFFAHQEEIDLCWRAFNQNLKVKYCGKSTVYHVGGATLKDSNPHKTFLNFRNSLWMMLKNLPKNKLFPVLFLRLAQDGLAGIKFMTEGKFSHLWAILKAHFYFYLKFFRFLNKRESKQYNNYYKIKSITYYYFVKKGKVFENKF, from the coding sequence ATGAAAAAAACAGCAATCGTCATACTCAACTGGAACGGAAAAAAACTGCTTGAGGAATTTCTGCCTTCCGTTGTGCAATTCTCTTCCGAGGCCACTATTTATGTAGCTGATAATGCCTCATCAGACGATTCTGTTACTTTTATAAAAAATACTTTCCCGTCTGTCAAAATTATTCAAAATACAGACAACTTTGGTTTTGCCAAAGGTTACAATCAGGCACTCCGATTTGTAGAAGAAGAATATTATGCCCTGGTGAATTCTGATATTGAAGTAACTGAAAATTGGTTGACACCGGTAATCGATTTGTTTGACAGCGAACCCGAAACAGCTATCATCCAGCCCAAAATATTAGACTACAAAAACAAGCAAATGTTTGAATATGCCGGTGCCGGTGGCGGATTTATTGACAAATACGGTTTCCCTTTTTGCAGAGGAAGAATATTCCAGACATTGGAAAAAGATAAGGGTCAATACAATGATAGTATTGATATCTTTTGGGCTTCCGGTGCCTGCTTTTTTATACGTAAAGAAATCTACAGAAACTTAGATGGCTTTGATGAAGACTTTTTTGCCCATCAGGAAGAAATTGATCTTTGCTGGCGTGCTTTCAATCAAAATTTAAAAGTAAAATATTGTGGAAAATCTACAGTATATCATGTGGGCGGTGCGACTTTAAAAGATTCAAATCCGCATAAAACATTCCTTAATTTCCGCAATTCGCTTTGGATGATGCTCAAAAATCTGCCAAAAAATAAGCTCTTCCCTGTCCTTTTCCTACGCCTTGCGCAAGATGGGCTTGCCGGAATTAAATTTATGACGGAAGGTAAGTTCTCCCATCTTTGGGCAATCCTCAAAGCTCATTTTTATTTTTATTTAAAATTTTTCAGATTCTTAAACAAAAGAGAATCAAAACAATACAACAATTACTACAAAATTAAGAGTATTACCTATTACTATTTCGTCAAAAAAGGCAAGGTTTTTGAAAACAAATTTTAA
- a CDS encoding OmpA family protein has translation MKKVIFILSIAAFTLTSCGSKKKIAELEAKNKEIQDLLNTATVKLNTCLTERDALAHQIDFLKKNNSDLINNMGNLTTLSSKGAENLEKSLESLKEKDLKITRLQDALTKKDSVTLALVTSLKSSVGISDPDIQVNVEKGVVFISIADKLLFKSGSYVVSDRAKEVLAKVAKVVNSKPDFECMVEGHTDNVPYKSNGILLDNWDLSVKRSTSIIRVLQELNVNPKQLIAAGRSEYIPLVDNNSAENRSINRRTRIVVLPKIDQFYDMIEKEMKNMTAKQ, from the coding sequence ATGAAAAAAGTCATTTTTATACTTTCGATTGCAGCATTCACGCTGACTTCGTGTGGTTCAAAAAAGAAGATTGCTGAATTAGAAGCTAAAAACAAAGAAATTCAAGACTTACTAAACACTGCCACAGTAAAATTGAATACCTGCTTGACAGAGAGAGACGCATTGGCGCATCAAATCGATTTCCTGAAAAAGAACAATTCTGATTTGATCAACAATATGGGGAACCTGACTACCTTGTCTTCAAAAGGAGCTGAAAATCTTGAAAAATCATTAGAGAGCCTGAAAGAAAAAGACTTAAAAATTACACGTCTTCAGGATGCTTTAACGAAAAAAGACTCTGTAACATTGGCTTTGGTAACCAGTTTAAAAAGTTCTGTTGGTATCAGCGATCCGGACATTCAGGTTAACGTTGAAAAAGGAGTGGTTTTCATTTCTATTGCAGACAAGCTTCTTTTCAAAAGCGGTAGCTATGTTGTAAGTGACAGGGCTAAAGAAGTATTGGCTAAAGTAGCTAAAGTAGTAAACAGCAAGCCTGATTTTGAATGTATGGTTGAAGGACACACTGATAATGTTCCTTACAAATCAAACGGAATTTTGCTTGATAACTGGGATTTGAGTGTAAAACGTTCTACATCAATCATCCGTGTATTACAGGAATTGAACGTAAACCCAAAACAATTGATTGCTGCGGGAAGAAGCGAATACATTCCATTAGTTGATAATAATTCAGCTGAAAACAGATCAATCAACAGAAGAACCAGAATTGTGGTATTGCCAAAAATCGACCAGTTCTATGATATGATCGAAAAAGAAATGAAAAATATGACGGCAAAACAATAA
- a CDS encoding L-threonylcarbamoyladenylate synthase — protein MAQFIKIYPQNPNEKEIAKVVKVLRDGGLVIYPTDTVYGLGCDITNTKALERIAKIKGIKLEKANFSFVCHDLSNLSDYVKQIDTSTFKLLKRALPGPYTFILPGNNNLPKEFKKKNTVGIRVPDNSIALEIVKQLGNPIVSTSIHDDDDVIEYTTDPELIFEKWQNIVDVVIDGGYGDNQASTIIDLSGSEPVVVREGKGSIDIL, from the coding sequence ATGGCTCAGTTTATAAAAATATACCCTCAAAATCCGAATGAAAAAGAAATCGCGAAAGTGGTCAAAGTACTTCGGGATGGAGGATTGGTGATTTATCCAACGGATACGGTTTACGGACTCGGATGTGACATTACCAATACAAAAGCATTGGAACGCATTGCCAAAATCAAAGGTATCAAACTGGAAAAGGCTAATTTCTCATTTGTCTGCCATGATTTGAGCAACCTTTCTGATTATGTGAAACAGATCGATACTTCTACATTCAAATTATTGAAAAGGGCATTGCCGGGACCGTATACTTTTATCCTTCCGGGAAATAACAATCTTCCAAAGGAATTCAAGAAAAAGAATACAGTAGGTATTCGTGTGCCTGATAATTCAATTGCACTTGAAATTGTAAAACAGTTAGGAAACCCGATTGTGTCTACATCTATTCATGATGATGATGATGTGATAGAATATACCACCGATCCGGAATTGATTTTTGAGAAATGGCAAAATATTGTGGATGTGGTGATTGATGGGGGTTATGGCGATAATCAGGCTTCTACCATAATTGATTTATCCGGAAGCGAACCTGTAGTAGTCAGAGAAGGGAAAGGAAGTATAGATATTTTATAA